Below is a genomic region from Medicago truncatula cultivar Jemalong A17 chromosome 3, MtrunA17r5.0-ANR, whole genome shotgun sequence.
GTGGTTCTCTCACTTCTGATTCCTTGTTCCCCTTAGGCGATGAGATTGAACCAAATAGTTCGCTCTGCTCTTGTCGAGTGAATGAGTGATTTTGTGGTTCTCTCACTTCAGATTCTTTGTTTTGCCCTAATGGCTCAGTAATCTTATCACTATGATTTGGACTTTTTTGTGAATCATCAGTTACAGAATCATCACTTGCATCTGGAACAGAACCGCTAGTGCTAGCATTGTTATCATCAAACTCCACTTCATCGGTAATATCATCTTCGTTCTCTACCAAACCATCAATTCTTTCGGTATAACATGGAAGTTCATCCATCAAACCAATCTCAACTGTCATGTGCTCCGGCAAGTTTGGGCAACCGGCACAATGTTTCATGTATTTTGTCGAGAAGAAGTTCACTGTCATATTCATGCTGTGACCATTTATATCAAGTCAGTATCTAAAACTAAATCAAACTCACACCAGTAAAAAAGAGTGTACATCTATGTAGCTCgacacttcaaattaaatgtGTGTATAGCGTCCGACACAGACACATGTAGTTTGCATTCAATCACctccattttcttaaattattatcagtgtatACATGCTATGTCGTGTCTGTGTCTGTGTCCGTGCTTTATAGATGTACATTCCTTGCTCAATAGAGATAGAGTCAATACATACTTTTGCCAGGATGGAAGGGTAAGCATTGTGTATGCAAGTTTGATCTTATTGGCAATTCCTGAGAGGGATTTGAACTCAACAGCTGCTTTTCTTACAGCCAATGATTCAACAGGGTGTTGCCAAGCCCATTCAAACTGCAAATCAAAATAGCCCCCATAAAAACAATATCTTAAATTTGTCACATTAAATAGCATGATATGCTTTTTCTGCAGTTAATTATTGAAAGCTTCCAAGACAAACAAGAACCACACTCATTTAATGAACGAATCAAGTTTAACAAGAATAGAGCAAAAATCACTGGATTTTGAATCAGAGCCCAATATTGCATCCATATTTTTCACATCTGATATTTCCAAAGAAGCACATAAACACATAAGTGGTTGTATTTGTTAACAACACAACTAATGAGTATAACAAGTTTTTTTCCTttagaaaaaaatcacaaactTTCAGTATTCAATAATTCATGTCTCcatacttataaaaaaaaggagGTAAAAGattagagtttaattttgatacaccTTTAGCAAATCACAACCAATCATATGTGCGACTTAATTATAACTAAATTCAAACACTTTTAATGATCACGTGATTACAATTGATTGACTGTGTAAAAATTGTTTACACTATCGGTGTATACCAattaaaatccataaaattataCCAAGCTACAGTATTATGCTGACATTGACACTTATAAATCATTTAACTTGCTGAAtcaattaaaatgttttttagtgAACAAGCTCAAAATATATAACAGAAAACAATATCAGATCAAAACCCGAAGAGCAGCCAATCATATGTGCGACTTAATTATAACTAAAGTCAAAACATTTTTAATGATCTCGCAATTACAATTGATTGACGGTGTAAAAATTGTTTACACTATCAGTGTAAaccaatcaaatcaaaaaaatcataGCAAATTGCAGTTTTAAGCTGACACACACCGTAATTGATTTAACTTTCTTCATCAATTATACATAGAAAATGGTATCAGATACAAACCTGAAGAGCAGCCACATTTGTTGGGAATCCATATATACACAAAACCATCTCCCATGGCCTCTTCTTCTTCGTTCTCCAAGCTCCACTCCCAATTTCTCCATTGTGTTGCCTAATCCGCCGCCGCGGATTCACCGTAAATCTGCAAATCATCAAAtcacattaattaaattaaaaaaatgaaaattaaatgctAAAAATTGTTCTAACAAATTAGCACCAAAAGAGAATCACCAccatcaacaaacaaacaaaaaaaaaaaaaaaaaaaacacaaacccaGAACTTGtatgaacaaaaaaacaaaaggggtgtaataaaaattagattttgagAAGATTGAATACGAACCCTATGTAAGTGTGGCCTTTGAAACGAGGGTTGAGAGAGGCTAAAAGGTAGCAAGCAAAGAATCCTTCTCCTTCGGAAATTTCGTTTTCgttattgttgttttgttgaagttgaatttgaagagattcttcatcttcttctggTAAAGAAGATGATGCAGAGTTGAAATTGTTTGGGTTAGATCTTgcactttttttcttcctcatttttttttttcttctgtaaaATGAAATATGACCGTTGGGGAAGTGAAAGAACAGAGATAAATGTTTTGATCGCTCTCACGCTATAATGAtacgttattaaaaaaaaaaatattgtttaaatatGTGTATGTCTTTTAGAAAATAACATGATTAACTCTTAAAGGAGTGTGTGTATTTTAATGCGGCAATCCCAGCAAAAGTGTAAGCTACTTCATTTATTTGTCGTTTGTTAAACTCGGCTTAAGAGTTTGCAAAATAAGAATTAAAGAGACTCCTACAAGAGGAGATCACTTGACCAAATTCTATAAAATCAACACGGTGACTGTGAAAATCATATGTAAAATTCATCGAATCTAAAACAAAATCAACGCTGTCAAATTACATGTCGTTTACCCATTGCAATGCATGGAACAAACCCAAAGCTTCTCCCACGGCCATCGTACATATTGGTGTGATGGATAAAGTCTTTGCCAACACAGTTGTGCCTTCCTCATTTTCATACATGACGTTATcgttcatataaaaaaattatgcaagcAGTCATAGtccatttgttttttaaaattgtttaattatccttaaatttttgaataacTTTTCTCATACATGTTTAGTACAAACATTATAAaagtatttataaaataaaagtaacgaAAATCTCacctataaatcaaattttttaactCCTTTTTAtcggatgaactttttataaCGTTTTAAATGACCAAAAGAAATcgtttaaaaataaacattgattTAATAGAAGGAACTAAAACtatatagaatattttttttttttttgcaaagacGAAAACATTCGAGTAATGAATTTTGATTGGACGTGTAAACTTTTTATATGAAAAGGAAATTACTGTAAAAATATTACATTGCAAATTAAACTCTCTCCGTatataattacaaaaataaaactacatTTGCATCCCTTTTCATACGTAAgtttcataataataatgacattttgttaagaaaaaaaaaattagatgataCAGAAAgtaattcatatattttaattggcttaaatatggaaatggtccctgcaaatatctggcattttgattttagttcctataaaaatatttttttggttttagtccctgcaaatatagaatatttggttttggtccttggtattttgttttaatccttgtaaaatcatttcatattgaaattggtctctatatattcattttagtcctcattttgaggtactaaaatcaaatattctagaTATTAtaaggaccaaatccaatatgaatcaattttacaaagactaaaacaaaatatcaatgaCCAAAACCAaactttttatatttgcagggactaaaacaaaaaaatatttttacagggactgaccaaaaaatatttttacatgactaaaaccaaaaaatattttaatcattttttaatataacaaaacaattaacaaaaatttaaaaattttcaatgataaaaagaaaatgaaatagaaGAAAGATTAAAGAAACAAtatgaaacaaaaagaaaatagaactctaaataaaagaaaaccaaaacatTCTCTCCCATTTTCCAAAGACACGTGTCATTGATTTAATGGAATGGTTGTTAAAGTCAAAAAGAAAGGATGGCAGTGgtgtttataatttaaaaacagTGGTATTTtggtatataattattttagtaGTGCTACAGTGGTAAAAAAAAGCCTCATATTTAAGCCATTTTAATTTTACACTAAAGGTAAGTGTGATTGtgaataagttttttgtttattctatCTATGTTAGACTCTTTTGCTGTGCAACCAAAAAACTATTTTCTCttatggttttttattttctctctgtTCTTtctcatgttagtaagattcaTTTGTGACAAACAAAGCTCAGAATAAAATTGTGACGAAATAAAGAATCCTTATAAATTGTAGGGTCTCTCTTCCAACCAACAAGAGGCAGCTTAGCCAAAGCTGCTATGATGTTGGTCAAGGGCCTATGCAGTTTATGctttggacaaaaaaaaaatactccattTATAAGatagtcacatttataagctGCAGCATTTGAACTGATGACCAGGTCTCCATTCATTAATTGATTGATTATATAGATAGGTAAGACATTTTAGTCATAAATTTTTCTTAACTACATCAATGTTCCCCAACTCATACTTTCACAATACATTCAACACAGCCTCAAGCATTAACAAATTACCTGCCTTGTATGCTTCATTCAACTCACATTCACCAACAATTTCACTAACAACAGGCCTCTGAAATGACTTTAGTGAGTACTGACCATTTGCAAATGATTATTCAACCGTAAAGAGCGCATTTGCAAGAGAATAATACATAAAGAGCTTGAATCTAAGACAggtttttcctcaattcactaCTCTTTGCTACAAGATCAATGACTGGAGAATGAAAGTTTGTAAATCATTCATTACAAATATTAGATATTCTCCTTCTTCATAACTTCTGCACCTTGTCACAATCAAGACACTCTTAACACTTTGAAAGATCATTTGACACATAAACCTACTAGTGCTTTTCAGTACACTACCATATGCTAAATTCTCAGACACCAGATGCAAGAGAATCAAGAAACCCAAGATGAAGactaatgaaattttgaaaattaactCTATTAGCAGTGTATGAAGATGTTTGTTCagtttattttcaatttctacTTCATTTTCAGTTTAAGCAGTGCTTTCATGGTCTTTGATGCAATATCTGGATTCTGGATAGTGATATGACTGATATATGCTTCTGATTCCAACAAAAGTATTACATCATTTGTCAAGGATAATTTGACTGAGATACCCCATACTGTGGAGTTAAGAATATCTAAACAAACAACTCAGTACACTTTTCAGAAATATTATCAGAATCAAGCTAATATTAATTGACATGAATTCTTCCAAATAAACACTCAGAAAGGTAATTCTCTGCATAGAGAAAAATTCAAGGAAATTTCAAGCACATATTTTAGAGTAGGATTACTAGAAAGAAATGTATTCCAAAATCATGTAGAATAAGTTCTGGAAAGGCATTTTTCTGAAACGTATTCCAAATTCTCTAAGGGCATTTTTCCAGCAGAGGTCAGTTTCATGAATAATTATGAAGTTTACCTGTGATTCCAAGCTTTCCTATGTTTGTACTTATCTTCTATTTGATTTAGAGATCTTAAATTTTACTCTAGGAAGTCCCCTTCCTCAAAAATCATCAGCAGTTCCTCTTTAGAAACAAAGATCTTCCTGCTTATCTATCTAAGAACTCACCATCATCCAAAACTACTTCTCTCTAGAGTGCTGTTTAGAGTACTCAACTCAACAGTTTAACATCTTGGATCCCAACCATTTTACAATTATAACATTATTATGAATGAACcaaaataaagtataaacaCCTATAATTACACTATGTAACTTTTTAACCCACACTTTTCCTTCATTATTCCAGCCTAAATCCCAAACTTATCCTGCGAAAACTTATCCTGCCACCATGCCCGACTTTGTCTCATTCTtatataatgatacaaattttgaagaaaaaattgcaACGACTCTTACACTATCCCAGATCAACATTTGGTACCTTGTGTTGCTAACAAAAGCAATGCCTATAACTTCTCATTGATACAACTATGATAAAAGCCTTGTAACTCTATTGACAACACACTAAAAGGTTCACATGATCACAGAAAACAAACGTTCCTAAAAACTACACAGCATTTAGTTAAGCCAACAGAATATCAAAGTTTGACTTCACAAGAAAACCCCAAATTGAAATTCATAACTTCACATGAAAACAAGAAGCAAATCAAATCCATAACAAAAACAGTTAAAGAACACACTCCAGAAGTTTGACTTTGACATATATCAAGATCAtaatttatcatcattatttgtattgcaaattcaaaatcaacaacaaaaacaacaatactATGAACAACAGCTATGATACAGATTACAACAAATATGCAAattgacccaaaaatcacaaTATCATAGGAAAATGATATTGATCAATCACCCAACATGCATTCACCGAGTACACATCATCAGCTAGAT
It encodes:
- the LOC25491033 gene encoding structure-specific endonuclease subunit SLX1 homolog, whose protein sequence is MRKKKSARSNPNNFNSASSSLPEEDEESLQIQLQQNNNNENEISEGEGFFACYLLASLNPRFKGHTYIGFTVNPRRRIRQHNGEIGSGAWRTKKKRPWEMVLCIYGFPTNVAALQFEWAWQHPVESLAVRKAAVEFKSLSGIANKIKLAYTMLTLPSWQNMNMTVNFFSTKYMKHCAGCPNLPEHMTVEIGLMDELPCYTERIDGLVENEDDITDEVEFDDNNASTSGSVPDASDDSVTDDSQKSPNHSDKITEPLGQNKESEVREPQNHSFTRQEQSELFGSISSPKGNKESEVREPPSHLFTLQEQSQPFGLILSPEGKSSLATSSKRGVIEDTDFLSSAIKSSVGSYNSEQTGVIGVRGASFAPHQAEIIDLSTPSPSCRSVIDRKKRKVSSSVSSEFIDLTKSPNFIQL